A window of the Barnesiella propionica genome harbors these coding sequences:
- the menD gene encoding 2-succinyl-5-enolpyruvyl-6-hydroxy-3-cyclohexene-1-carboxylic-acid synthase: METTDKEACLILVDLLVKKGVRRAVLSPGSRNAPLLVAFARTREIEHYVMVDERSAAFMALGMCQQTGEPVALICTSGSALLNYAPAVAEAYYQHLPLIVISADRPVEWIDQNDSQTIRQQDALRPLVKRVCTFPTAVFGEEERWYINRMVNDALNYAVRGEKGPVHINVPLREPLCEVRFCEKISSRNVIVTEPESVLSEWDLSQMTQEYSSAGRVMIIAAFGSPDKELNTALSALAGLDNTIVFTESIANLKDERFISTIDRVLSVTTREEKKSLAPDLLITLGGALVSRIIKKYLRDNPPKYHWYFSKSEFLIDTMQCITRQVTVNASSALERLSKTVVSPESDYSVNWHRQASLATRLHDSYVSGVGWCDLKAFSLILPAIPQGTALQLSNGTSVRYAQLFPCEQVSRADANRGVSGIDGSTSTALGASCVYEGTTLLITGDMSFTYDVNGLASSYNSPRFKIIVMCNGGGGIFRFIKGPSDLKELEECFEVARDIPVEGYAALFGYRFFRASNEEELKSLLPVFFAEDKSPAILAVETPRVENSVVLRGYFRRRPR, encoded by the coding sequence ATGGAAACGACAGATAAAGAGGCTTGTCTTATACTGGTTGATTTACTGGTAAAAAAAGGAGTTAGACGTGCCGTGCTTTCTCCGGGTTCACGAAACGCTCCTTTACTCGTAGCCTTTGCCCGTACCCGTGAGATAGAGCATTATGTGATGGTGGATGAGAGGAGCGCTGCTTTTATGGCTTTGGGAATGTGCCAGCAAACAGGTGAACCGGTTGCTTTGATATGTACTTCGGGCAGTGCATTGCTCAATTACGCTCCTGCTGTAGCCGAAGCTTATTATCAGCATTTACCTCTTATCGTGATCTCTGCCGACCGTCCGGTTGAATGGATAGACCAGAATGATAGCCAGACGATAAGGCAGCAAGATGCCTTACGTCCTCTTGTTAAAAGAGTATGTACTTTTCCGACGGCTGTTTTTGGAGAAGAAGAACGCTGGTATATCAATCGTATGGTGAATGATGCGTTGAATTATGCTGTAAGAGGAGAAAAAGGTCCTGTGCATATTAACGTGCCGTTGAGAGAGCCTTTATGTGAGGTGCGGTTTTGCGAAAAAATAAGCTCCAGGAATGTAATAGTTACGGAACCGGAATCAGTATTAAGCGAATGGGATTTATCCCAAATGACACAGGAATATTCTTCGGCCGGTAGGGTTATGATCATTGCGGCATTCGGATCGCCGGATAAGGAGCTGAATACGGCGCTTTCTGCTTTAGCCGGTCTGGATAATACGATTGTATTTACAGAAAGTATAGCGAACCTGAAAGATGAACGTTTTATCTCTACGATAGACAGGGTGCTTTCGGTCACAACCCGGGAAGAAAAAAAATCATTAGCTCCCGATTTGCTGATTACGCTGGGAGGAGCATTGGTCTCTCGTATCATAAAAAAATATTTGAGGGATAATCCTCCGAAATATCACTGGTATTTCAGTAAAAGTGAATTTCTTATCGATACGATGCAATGTATTACCCGGCAGGTAACTGTAAATGCTTCTTCCGCTTTGGAGCGATTGAGTAAAACAGTCGTTTCTCCAGAGAGCGATTATTCGGTGAACTGGCATAGACAAGCCTCTTTGGCAACTCGTCTGCATGATTCGTATGTTTCGGGAGTCGGATGGTGCGATTTGAAAGCATTTTCTCTTATTTTGCCGGCAATACCGCAAGGTACGGCTTTACAACTATCCAACGGAACTTCGGTGCGGTATGCACAGCTTTTCCCGTGTGAACAGGTATCAAGGGCCGATGCAAATCGCGGTGTGAGCGGTATAGACGGTTCTACGTCTACGGCATTGGGAGCTTCCTGTGTATATGAAGGGACGACTCTTCTTATTACGGGAGATATGAGTTTTACATATGACGTTAACGGTTTAGCCTCTTCTTATAATTCCCCTCGTTTTAAAATTATCGTAATGTGTAATGGCGGAGGTGGAATATTCCGTTTTATTAAGGGACCGAGCGATCTGAAAGAATTGGAAGAATGTTTCGAAGTAGCCAGAGATATTCCGGTAGAGGGATATGCTGCATTATTCGGATATCGTTTTTTTCGGGCCTCGAATGAGGAAGAATTGAAGTCGTTGCTTCCTGTGTTTTTTGCAGAAGATAAGTCTCCGGCTATTCTCGCAGTAGAAACTCCCCGTGTAGAAAACAGTGTAGTGCTTCGCGGGTATTTCCGTCGTCGTCCCCGATAA
- a CDS encoding o-succinylbenzoate synthase — MQAAFTRYVLQFKTPSGTSRGILREKETYFIKIWETASPDIFGIGECALFRGLSAEDNPEYEAKLAQVCHSINDVTLDSLKDWSSIWFGLETALNDLRNGGRRVIFPGEFVQGKQKIEINGLIWMGDRETMKQRIEEKLRAGFRCIKLKIGAIDFSSELDLLQYIRSRFDKHTVELRVDANGAFDPAEALQKLQMLSRYDLHSIEQPVRQGQWEVMAELCRRSPVPIVLDEELIGINDLIEKTALLETIRPAYIILKPALAGGFSGSSEWISLAEERGIGWWVTSALESNVGLNAIAQWTGMMPVTMPQGLGTGGLYVNNIGSPLYQNGSSIAYDPQKEWILPMESWK; from the coding sequence ATGCAGGCAGCTTTCACACGCTATGTATTGCAGTTTAAAACACCTTCAGGAACTTCCAGGGGAATTTTACGTGAAAAGGAAACGTATTTTATCAAAATATGGGAGACAGCTTCTCCCGATATTTTTGGTATAGGGGAGTGTGCTCTTTTCCGGGGATTAAGTGCGGAGGATAATCCGGAGTATGAAGCTAAATTAGCACAAGTTTGCCATAGTATAAACGACGTAACTTTAGATTCGTTAAAGGATTGGAGTTCTATTTGGTTCGGCCTGGAAACTGCTTTGAACGATTTAAGAAATGGTGGCCGCAGAGTTATTTTTCCCGGAGAGTTCGTGCAAGGAAAACAAAAGATAGAGATCAATGGTCTTATCTGGATGGGTGACAGGGAGACTATGAAGCAACGCATTGAGGAGAAATTAAGAGCCGGCTTTCGGTGTATAAAATTGAAAATAGGAGCCATAGACTTTAGTAGCGAGTTGGATTTGCTGCAATATATACGTTCCCGTTTCGATAAACATACTGTGGAGTTGCGTGTGGACGCCAACGGTGCTTTTGATCCGGCGGAAGCTTTACAAAAGCTGCAAATGTTGTCGAGATATGATTTACACTCTATCGAGCAGCCTGTTCGGCAAGGGCAATGGGAAGTGATGGCGGAGCTGTGCAGGCGTTCTCCTGTACCTATAGTTTTGGATGAAGAATTGATAGGAATAAACGATTTGATCGAAAAAACAGCTTTGCTGGAAACTATCAGACCGGCATATATTATTTTAAAGCCTGCTTTGGCCGGAGGATTTTCCGGTTCGTCCGAATGGATCTCGTTAGCTGAGGAACGGGGAATCGGATGGTGGGTGACATCCGCGCTTGAGTCTAATGTTGGCTTGAATGCTATTGCTCAATGGACAGGTATGATGCCAGTCACAATGCCGCAGGGTCTGGGAACGGGTGGTTTATATGTCAATAATATAGGATCGCCTCTATACCAGAACGGTTCTTCTATCGCCTATGACCCGCAGAAAGAATGGATTTTACCGATGGAATCATGGAAATAA
- the menB gene encoding 1,4-dihydroxy-2-naphthoyl-CoA synthase: protein MATREWKKIKDYEDIKFDFFEGIARIMINRPQVYNAFRPQTNFEMLDAMAICRERNEIGVVVLTGAGDKAFCSGGDQKVKGIGGYIDENGVPRLNVLDLHKAIRSIPKPVIAMVNGYAIGGGHVLHVVCDLTIASENARFGQTGPKVGSFDGGFGSSYLARVVGQKKAREIWFLCRQYTAKEAEDMGLVNKVVPFEKLEDETVDWCKTILQRSPMAIRMIKRALNAELDGQHGLMEFAGDATLMYYLMEEAQEGKNAFLEKRDPDFQKFPKFPG from the coding sequence ATGGCTACGAGAGAATGGAAGAAAATAAAAGATTATGAAGATATTAAATTTGATTTTTTTGAAGGAATAGCGAGAATTATGATAAACCGTCCGCAAGTATATAATGCCTTTCGTCCTCAGACTAATTTTGAAATGCTGGATGCTATGGCGATATGCCGGGAGAGAAATGAAATCGGTGTTGTCGTTCTGACAGGTGCCGGAGATAAAGCCTTCTGTTCGGGAGGAGATCAAAAAGTAAAAGGAATAGGCGGTTATATCGATGAAAACGGAGTACCCCGGCTTAATGTGCTGGATTTACATAAAGCTATTCGTTCTATTCCTAAGCCGGTTATTGCTATGGTAAACGGCTATGCCATAGGGGGTGGCCATGTGCTTCATGTCGTGTGTGATTTGACGATTGCATCCGAAAATGCCCGTTTCGGTCAAACAGGCCCTAAGGTAGGCAGTTTCGACGGAGGGTTCGGTTCTTCATATCTGGCACGTGTGGTGGGACAAAAGAAAGCCCGGGAAATATGGTTCTTGTGTCGTCAATATACTGCTAAGGAAGCAGAAGATATGGGTCTGGTAAATAAAGTTGTACCATTTGAGAAACTGGAAGATGAGACTGTCGATTGGTGTAAAACGATACTCCAGCGCAGCCCGATGGCTATACGAATGATAAAACGTGCATTAAATGCCGAGCTAGACGGGCAGCACGGTCTTATGGAATTTGCCGGAGATGCCACTTTGATGTACTATCTGATGGAAGAGGCACAGGAAGGAAAGAACGCTTTCCTGGAAAAAAGAGATCCCGATTTTCAGAAATTCCCTAAATTCCCCGGATAA
- a CDS encoding glycogen/starch synthase, with product MMKVAKVLFIAQEITPYLPETEISTVCRNLPQGIQERGHEIRTFMPKYGNINERRNQLHEVIRLSGMNLIIDDTDHPLIIKVASIQSARMQVYFIDNDDYFQRCNGDGNEDEDSRSDNDERSIFFVRGVMETVKKLRWVPDIIHCHGWMTSLTPLYIKKAYAEDPSFRDTKVIFSLYDRAFKTPFDPNFANKLLLDGITPDDINFKAGTPVNTEDLTKLAINYSDGIIQASENISPEILQYAQSTNVPFLGYQQPDSYIDAYNDFYNEVWGQEHQND from the coding sequence ATAATGAAAGTTGCAAAAGTCCTATTTATTGCCCAAGAAATCACACCGTATCTACCTGAAACGGAAATATCCACCGTATGTCGCAATCTTCCCCAGGGAATCCAGGAAAGAGGACACGAAATACGGACCTTCATGCCCAAATACGGCAATATTAACGAACGTCGGAACCAACTTCACGAAGTAATCCGCTTATCCGGCATGAACCTAATCATCGATGATACAGACCATCCCTTAATTATCAAGGTTGCTTCCATACAATCGGCTCGTATGCAAGTTTATTTTATTGATAACGATGATTACTTCCAACGTTGCAATGGAGACGGAAACGAAGATGAAGACAGCCGTAGTGATAACGACGAACGCAGTATTTTCTTCGTACGGGGTGTTATGGAAACCGTAAAGAAATTACGCTGGGTACCCGATATTATTCACTGTCACGGTTGGATGACTTCGCTTACCCCGTTATATATAAAGAAAGCATACGCCGAAGATCCGTCATTCCGGGATACGAAAGTCATATTCTCTCTATACGACAGAGCATTTAAAACACCTTTTGATCCTAATTTTGCCAATAAGCTGCTACTGGACGGTATTACACCCGACGATATCAACTTTAAAGCCGGGACTCCGGTTAATACAGAAGATTTAACTAAACTCGCCATCAATTATTCCGACGGAATAATACAGGCCAGTGAAAACATCTCACCCGAGATATTGCAATACGCACAATCTACGAACGTGCCATTCCTCGGATACCAACAACCAGACTCTTATATCGACGCTTATAATGACTTCTACAATGAAGTTTGGGGTCAAGAACATCAAAACGATTAA
- a CDS encoding Hsp20/alpha crystallin family protein, which produces MMPVRRTQNWLPSIFNDFFDNDWMERANATAPAINVIESENDYKIELAAPGMTKKDFNVHIDEDNNLVIAMEKKEQKKEEKKNSRYLRREFSYSKFQQTMILPNDVEKDKITAQVEDGVLTVDIPKRNEEATKIQKCIEVK; this is translated from the coding sequence ATGATGCCTGTAAGAAGAACTCAGAATTGGTTACCAAGTATCTTTAATGATTTCTTTGATAACGACTGGATGGAAAGAGCCAATGCCACAGCTCCTGCTATTAACGTAATCGAAAGCGAAAACGATTATAAAATCGAATTAGCTGCTCCGGGTATGACTAAAAAAGATTTTAATGTCCACATTGACGAAGATAATAATTTAGTTATCGCCATGGAGAAAAAAGAACAAAAGAAAGAAGAGAAAAAGAACAGCCGATATCTGCGCCGGGAATTTTCATACTCTAAATTTCAACAAACAATGATATTGCCTAATGATGTTGAAAAAGACAAAATTACTGCACAAGTTGAAGATGGCGTATTGACTGTGGATATTCCTAAACGAAACGAAGAAGCGACCAAGATACAAAAATGCATTGAGGTTAAATAA
- a CDS encoding DUF4270 family protein, with translation MKITRFLPIAAIALLTSCGDDLSQIGTSVDNSVVSIIDSTFQVSAHSEITNRASGRTIIQLIGEIDVPGYGNLRSDFLTQFMPATKLDTTTVLEENIDSLVLHLNFSINSFTGDSLAPMQLKVYQLSKTLEKPLYTDINPDKYYSENNLLAKKAYTASFVSMPDTLQKLKIKAVDVKLPREMALNFYREYINNPSTYESPNKFAQFFPGIYVQSSYGSGNVINIQQTVMAMYYRKFKTDDDGKESLYNASQQFLAVTPEINSVNHIQLTPDAKIEEAVNNGDVYIQAPVGYDAIINFPAQKIIDTYKNRLKEDGNAQGVLNTISFKVPAFSPVKTKYDIEPPQYLLFIRKSKKDKFFEDKELPDNKNSFYATYNSTKKEYDFGNLRDYITNIMKNNPDGNATAEDEEIVLTPVWVYTETVSNGYSSSVVVNEIIPFVMGPALVHLDTENIKVNMIFSVKSAYK, from the coding sequence ATGAAGATTACAAGATTCTTACCTATTGCGGCTATAGCCCTATTGACATCTTGTGGAGACGATTTAAGCCAGATAGGTACTTCGGTCGATAATTCCGTTGTCAGCATTATAGATTCTACGTTTCAGGTAAGCGCACATTCCGAAATAACTAACCGGGCATCGGGACGTACTATTATACAATTGATCGGAGAGATAGATGTTCCGGGATACGGGAACCTCCGTTCCGATTTCCTCACACAATTCATGCCGGCCACGAAACTGGACACAACAACAGTTCTGGAAGAAAATATAGATTCTCTCGTACTCCATCTCAATTTCAGTATCAACTCTTTTACCGGAGATTCGCTGGCTCCCATGCAATTGAAAGTCTATCAACTTTCAAAAACATTAGAGAAACCTTTGTACACCGATATTAACCCGGACAAATATTATTCAGAGAATAATCTACTTGCTAAAAAAGCATATACGGCATCTTTCGTGAGTATGCCGGATACTCTTCAAAAACTTAAAATTAAAGCAGTAGACGTAAAGCTACCACGAGAAATGGCTCTTAATTTTTACCGGGAATACATCAATAATCCTTCAACTTACGAATCACCCAATAAATTCGCCCAGTTCTTTCCGGGCATATATGTACAAAGCAGTTACGGCAGCGGTAATGTAATAAACATACAACAAACCGTAATGGCAATGTATTACAGGAAATTCAAAACCGACGACGACGGGAAAGAATCGTTATACAACGCAAGCCAACAATTCCTGGCGGTCACCCCCGAAATCAATTCGGTAAATCATATACAATTAACGCCTGATGCTAAAATAGAAGAAGCCGTCAATAATGGAGACGTCTACATTCAGGCTCCTGTAGGATATGATGCTATTATAAATTTTCCTGCTCAAAAGATCATCGACACATACAAAAACAGATTAAAAGAAGACGGAAATGCCCAAGGTGTTCTGAATACAATATCTTTTAAAGTACCGGCATTTTCACCGGTAAAAACGAAATACGATATAGAACCGCCTCAATATTTGTTATTTATCCGTAAATCAAAAAAAGATAAATTCTTTGAAGATAAAGAATTACCGGACAATAAAAATTCTTTTTATGCAACATATAACAGTACCAAAAAAGAATATGATTTCGGTAATCTGAGAGATTATATTACGAATATCATGAAAAATAATCCTGATGGAAATGCGACAGCAGAAGACGAAGAAATAGTACTAACTCCGGTATGGGTATATACCGAAACCGTATCGAACGGTTATTCAAGTTCCGTTGTAGTGAATGAAATAATTCCTTTCGTAATGGGTCCCGCATTAGTACACCTCGATACCGAAAACATCAAGGTAAATATGATCTTCAGTGTGAAAAGTGCTTATAAATAG
- the rimO gene encoding 30S ribosomal protein S12 methylthiotransferase RimO yields MVKNRIDIITLGCSKNLVDSEHLMRQFAVAGYEVRHDAARVTGEIVVVNTCGFIGDAKEESVNMILALVDKKAKRKIRKLYVMGCLAERYRKDLETEIPEVDKFYGKFDWKDLLSDLGKTYDERYDLERVLTTPPHYAYIKIAEGCNRFCSYCAIPIITGRYVSYPMEKILEEVELLVSQGVKEFQVIAQDLSYYGLDLYKELKLPELIDRMASIPGVGWIRLHYAYPSQFPYDLLPVMKKHKNVCKYLDIALQHVSDNMLDKMHRHVTRKETYELLERIRREVPGIHIRTTLMVGHPGETGADFEELKQFVKDMRFERMGAFTYSEEEGTFSARHYTDDIPEDVKRARLDELMELQESIAAEINTGKIGEVLQVIVDREEDDYYVGRTEYDSPEVDPEVLISKDTPLNIGEFYKVRITDAMPFELIAELV; encoded by the coding sequence ATGGTAAAAAACAGAATAGATATTATTACATTAGGGTGTTCCAAAAATCTGGTGGATTCGGAACATTTAATGCGGCAGTTCGCGGTAGCAGGTTACGAAGTGAGGCATGACGCTGCAAGAGTGACGGGAGAGATTGTGGTGGTGAATACTTGCGGTTTTATTGGTGATGCTAAGGAAGAGTCGGTTAATATGATTTTGGCTCTGGTAGACAAGAAAGCAAAACGTAAAATACGTAAACTTTATGTAATGGGGTGTCTGGCCGAACGCTACCGGAAGGATTTGGAAACGGAAATACCCGAAGTTGATAAATTCTATGGAAAGTTCGACTGGAAAGATCTTCTTTCCGATTTGGGAAAAACATATGACGAGCGCTATGATTTGGAACGTGTACTTACTACGCCTCCGCATTATGCATATATCAAAATTGCAGAGGGCTGTAACCGTTTTTGTTCTTATTGCGCCATTCCTATAATTACCGGACGTTATGTTTCATATCCGATGGAAAAGATTCTTGAAGAAGTCGAATTGTTGGTCTCTCAAGGAGTGAAGGAATTTCAGGTGATAGCACAAGACCTCTCTTATTACGGACTTGACCTGTATAAGGAACTGAAATTACCGGAACTTATCGACCGAATGGCCTCTATTCCCGGAGTAGGCTGGATACGGCTGCATTATGCATATCCGTCTCAATTTCCTTATGATTTGTTACCTGTCATGAAGAAACATAAGAATGTCTGTAAATATCTTGATATTGCATTACAACATGTCAGTGATAATATGCTGGATAAAATGCACCGTCATGTGACCCGTAAGGAAACTTATGAGTTGCTGGAACGCATACGGAGGGAAGTTCCCGGAATACATATCCGTACAACGCTTATGGTAGGACATCCGGGTGAGACCGGGGCTGATTTCGAAGAATTGAAACAATTTGTAAAAGATATGCGTTTTGAAAGGATGGGGGCTTTCACTTATTCAGAGGAAGAAGGTACATTTTCGGCCAGACATTATACCGATGATATACCGGAAGATGTGAAACGGGCTCGTCTGGATGAACTTATGGAGTTACAGGAAAGCATCGCGGCTGAAATAAATACAGGGAAAATAGGGGAAGTTCTGCAAGTGATAGTAGATCGCGAAGAAGATGATTATTATGTAGGCCGTACTGAGTATGATTCTCCTGAGGTGGATCCCGAAGTGCTTATTTCAAAAGATACACCTTTAAACATAGGCGAGTTTTATAAAGTGAGAATAACAGATGCAATGCCATTCGAACTTATAGCCGAGTTAGTCTGA
- a CDS encoding AMP-binding protein, which produces MDFTDGIMEINVNHILCTSWSELEQAALPEVVAFLREWYDGSPYIVAHTSGSTGIPKELKLLKCDMEASAKLTNDYFGIDRTSVLLLCLSPDYIAGKMMIVRALCSGACLLTVSPSSHPLDKIEEKIDFAAMVPMQVQKILENESGKSRLNRIKKLIIGGAPVSQELESKLKNLSVASYITYGMTETVSHVALRQLNDGSNIYFALGDISFSEDNRNCLVIHAPHLSQKVFVTNDVVSLCDRTHFIWRGRFDWVINSGGVKIFPESIEKKLASVIPVRFFVTGVDDVLLGQKVVLVLEGEMWDEKEEQKLRACMNNILGRYEQPREIKYMPVFRETASGKIIREIH; this is translated from the coding sequence ATGGATTTTACCGATGGAATCATGGAAATAAATGTAAATCATATCTTATGTACTTCCTGGAGTGAATTGGAACAGGCTGCTTTACCCGAAGTCGTTGCTTTTTTAAGGGAGTGGTATGACGGTTCACCCTATATTGTCGCTCATACTTCCGGTTCGACCGGAATACCTAAAGAATTAAAATTGCTAAAATGTGATATGGAAGCTTCGGCTAAACTCACGAATGATTATTTTGGAATTGATCGAACGTCTGTTTTGCTGTTGTGTCTGTCTCCCGATTATATTGCAGGAAAAATGATGATAGTAAGGGCTTTGTGTTCCGGCGCTTGTTTATTGACTGTCTCTCCGTCTTCACATCCCTTGGACAAGATAGAAGAAAAGATTGATTTTGCGGCTATGGTACCCATGCAGGTTCAGAAGATACTGGAAAATGAATCTGGTAAATCACGTTTAAACCGCATAAAAAAACTCATAATCGGAGGAGCTCCCGTTTCTCAGGAGTTGGAAAGTAAATTGAAAAACTTGTCTGTCGCCAGTTATATTACGTATGGTATGACAGAAACCGTGTCTCATGTGGCTTTAAGACAACTGAATGATGGGTCGAATATCTATTTTGCGTTAGGAGATATTTCATTTTCGGAAGATAATAGGAATTGTCTGGTTATACACGCACCTCATCTGAGCCAAAAAGTATTTGTGACCAATGACGTCGTGTCATTGTGTGATAGAACGCATTTTATTTGGAGAGGCCGTTTTGATTGGGTGATAAATTCAGGCGGAGTGAAAATATTCCCCGAATCCATCGAAAAAAAGCTGGCTTCGGTCATACCGGTAAGATTTTTTGTAACGGGAGTTGATGATGTTCTTTTAGGACAAAAGGTGGTATTGGTCTTGGAGGGTGAAATGTGGGATGAGAAGGAAGAACAAAAATTGAGAGCATGCATGAATAATATCCTGGGACGTTATGAACAACCTCGTGAAATAAAATATATGCCTGTTTTCAGGGAAACCGCTTCCGGCAAAATAATAAGAGAAATACACTGA
- a CDS encoding chorismate-binding protein: MEFIDIQHVIAEAQSHCLAGNIPFFSYRKPGEEMVFGAQISGNDVSCPSSAEAFLQEGFLLVPFNMHGSDVPVFIRGEINTLQKRTLDLKALSDKSFFQEDSCFSVTDVAFEMYRRQIENMTSYMRQGKLNKAVLSRTITLNKAIYDDVVPLFFRLAEQYPEAFVFLVSTGKYSWIGATPETFFSKNETGFFTMALAGTRKTGTKGEWGEKELEEQRIVTDYIYKAITDIGITPEVEGPFSRNAGPVEHLCTTFKGYTELSFEQAAALVGALHPTPAVGGFPKDEAIRLILEQECHDRRYYGGYLGPLHGNGCFDLFVNLRSMEFNRHQVRLYIGGGITAQSEPLSEWNETVAKSRTLLDMIK; encoded by the coding sequence ATGGAATTTATAGATATTCAACATGTAATTGCGGAAGCCCAGAGTCATTGTTTAGCGGGGAATATTCCTTTTTTTTCTTATAGAAAACCTGGTGAAGAGATGGTTTTCGGAGCGCAAATTTCGGGAAATGATGTATCTTGTCCTAGCTCCGCAGAAGCGTTTTTGCAAGAAGGTTTTTTATTAGTTCCGTTCAATATGCATGGTTCTGATGTTCCTGTTTTTATTAGAGGAGAAATAAATACTTTACAAAAACGGACATTAGATTTAAAAGCACTATCGGATAAAAGTTTTTTCCAGGAAGACAGTTGCTTTTCTGTAACAGATGTCGCGTTTGAAATGTATCGCCGGCAGATTGAAAACATGACCTCGTATATGCGTCAGGGAAAACTGAATAAAGCCGTTCTTTCACGGACGATCACGTTGAATAAAGCTATATATGACGATGTGGTACCTTTGTTTTTCCGGCTTGCAGAACAATATCCGGAAGCTTTTGTTTTTCTGGTCTCCACAGGTAAATACAGTTGGATAGGAGCTACACCCGAAACTTTCTTTTCAAAAAACGAAACAGGATTTTTTACAATGGCTCTTGCCGGTACAAGAAAAACCGGTACAAAAGGAGAATGGGGAGAAAAAGAACTGGAAGAACAACGTATCGTAACCGATTATATATATAAAGCTATTACTGATATTGGAATTACTCCGGAGGTGGAGGGCCCCTTTTCCCGTAATGCTGGTCCTGTGGAGCATCTATGTACTACTTTTAAAGGATATACGGAGCTTTCTTTTGAACAAGCTGCAGCTTTGGTAGGTGCTTTGCATCCTACTCCCGCCGTAGGCGGATTTCCGAAAGATGAAGCAATAAGGCTGATTCTGGAACAGGAGTGCCACGACAGAAGATATTACGGTGGATATCTGGGACCTTTGCATGGTAACGGATGTTTCGATTTATTTGTGAATTTGCGCAGTATGGAATTTAACCGTCATCAGGTACGCCTTTATATCGGTGGTGGTATCACTGCTCAATCGGAACCGTTGTCCGAATGGAACGAGACGGTTGCTAAGTCCCGTACATTACTGGATATGATAAAATAA
- a CDS encoding YtxH domain-containing protein: MDKEVKQKVDAAKENLKEAANIAQEKTKNSMDNAKEQAREQTSELKEKTKHAVNVAKEKGTEIADTVKEKVQQGTDRVKEKFNS; encoded by the coding sequence ATGGACAAAGAAGTGAAACAAAAAGTAGATGCAGCAAAAGAAAATCTGAAAGAAGCTGCAAACATTGCTCAGGAAAAAACGAAGAACTCTATGGACAATGCTAAAGAACAGGCGAGAGAACAAACATCGGAATTAAAAGAAAAAACGAAACATGCCGTAAACGTCGCCAAAGAAAAAGGTACGGAAATAGCCGATACGGTGAAAGAAAAAGTACAGCAAGGTACCGACAGGGTAAAAGAAAAGTTCAACTCTTAA